In a single window of the Pseudodesulfovibrio profundus genome:
- a CDS encoding sensor domain-containing diguanylate cyclase produces MGLETGKCDVLGVDYGVGTHAGILSAIARSAEELASGLGWPGGVNSLLESLGRATGVSRVWIFQTVKLTSSHITQNYTFEWASDPKYKQIGMSMFNMFTTSIDQPEYRDMVQSRKQGGWQKVVTEQLSDGWLRDYLVGQNIKSMLTLPVMVEGAWWGTLGFDDCERDYDWSDEEISLLRTAGYLISNAVLTDRLSAKRKQFSILKEITDSHAWSYDFNSGQVWCSQELIHSVPMPMDGILLSLHEALRMIHPNDRRPFIKAVRDYVEGREEGLRQDVRVYSDCGEARWMEFIGNLRKDSKGQPEQLAGIAVDITARKEDEARLLAEASTDPLTGVTNRREFERLFQHHFEEARQNNSSFALLLVDIDYFKGLNDKFGHTVGDNVLWYFTEICGSILRSQDVIARLGGDEFAILLPDVMLKTARNIGERIRRYVVSKPYSTEGRRVFMTVSVGVALCCSNYASTEEVMQSADKALYSAKKSGRNCLVSTADPQYIEGGF; encoded by the coding sequence ATGGGTTTGGAAACAGGAAAATGTGATGTGTTGGGAGTCGATTACGGGGTAGGTACGCATGCCGGTATCCTCTCTGCCATCGCTCGCAGCGCAGAAGAACTGGCGTCCGGCCTTGGCTGGCCTGGCGGCGTCAATTCATTGTTGGAGTCGTTGGGTCGGGCAACAGGCGTGAGCCGGGTTTGGATTTTCCAGACAGTCAAGCTGACTTCGTCACATATTACACAGAATTATACGTTTGAGTGGGCTTCCGATCCAAAATACAAACAGATCGGTATGTCCATGTTCAACATGTTCACCACCTCCATCGACCAGCCGGAATACCGCGATATGGTCCAGAGCAGGAAGCAGGGCGGATGGCAGAAGGTGGTCACCGAACAACTCAGCGATGGATGGCTGCGCGACTATCTGGTCGGGCAGAACATTAAATCCATGCTGACGCTCCCGGTCATGGTCGAAGGGGCCTGGTGGGGAACGCTGGGTTTTGACGACTGCGAGCGGGACTATGATTGGTCGGACGAGGAAATTTCACTGCTCAGGACGGCCGGGTATCTCATTTCCAATGCCGTGCTGACGGATCGTTTGTCGGCCAAGCGCAAGCAGTTCAGCATTCTCAAGGAAATAACCGACAGCCATGCATGGTCCTATGACTTCAACTCCGGGCAGGTGTGGTGTTCGCAGGAGCTGATTCACTCCGTTCCCATGCCCATGGATGGCATCCTGCTCTCCCTGCATGAAGCCTTGCGCATGATTCATCCCAATGACCGCCGTCCGTTCATAAAAGCGGTTCGGGATTATGTGGAGGGCAGAGAAGAAGGACTTCGGCAGGATGTGCGGGTTTATTCCGACTGCGGCGAGGCTCGCTGGATGGAGTTCATCGGAAATCTTCGCAAGGACAGCAAGGGGCAGCCCGAACAGTTGGCCGGTATTGCTGTGGATATCACGGCGCGCAAAGAGGATGAAGCACGACTCCTGGCCGAAGCGTCAACCGATCCGCTGACCGGTGTCACCAATCGTCGGGAATTCGAGCGGTTGTTTCAGCATCACTTCGAAGAGGCAAGACAGAACAATTCTTCCTTCGCTTTGCTCCTTGTGGATATTGATTACTTCAAGGGGCTGAACGATAAATTCGGGCATACGGTCGGGGACAATGTCCTGTGGTATTTTACCGAAATCTGCGGGTCCATCTTGCGGAGTCAGGATGTCATAGCGCGGCTGGGTGGGGATGAATTCGCCATTCTGCTGCCTGATGTCATGCTCAAAACGGCTCGAAATATCGGCGAACGAATCCGCCGGTATGTGGTTTCCAAACCGTATTCCACCGAGGGGAGGCGCGTTTTCATGACCGTCAGTGTGGGAGTGGCGTTGTGCTGCAGCAATTACGCCTCCACGGAAGAGGTGATGCAGAGCGCGGACAAGGCGCTGTATTCCGCCAAGAAGTCCGGCAGAAACTGTCTGGTCTCCACGGCTGATCCCCAGTATATTGAAGGTGGATTTTAA
- a CDS encoding CreA family protein: MISLDYFHNKRRNSFARLMRVVVMALLLCGVMPSPVASEVIGTVDTVFHMFSRDDDIVVEAFDDPEVPGITCYLSRARKGGVKGMIGVAEDPSDASIECVQTGPIEIPDDVKSGKRDGKRVFRKGTSLIFKSMQVVRFYDKERETLIYMVYSDRVVEGSPKNSITVVKIK, from the coding sequence ATGATATCACTAGATTATTTCCATAACAAACGCCGAAATTCCTTCGCCCGTTTGATGCGTGTCGTGGTCATGGCATTGCTCCTTTGCGGAGTCATGCCTTCACCGGTCGCCTCCGAAGTCATCGGCACGGTGGACACGGTGTTTCACATGTTCAGCCGAGATGATGACATCGTCGTGGAAGCGTTCGACGATCCGGAAGTCCCCGGAATAACCTGCTACCTCAGCCGCGCACGAAAAGGCGGCGTCAAAGGCATGATAGGTGTAGCCGAAGACCCATCCGACGCTTCCATCGAATGTGTACAAACCGGACCTATTGAAATACCTGATGATGTCAAAAGCGGCAAGAGGGATGGCAAACGAGTTTTCCGAAAAGGCACATCTCTTATTTTCAAATCCATGCAGGTGGTTCGTTTCTATGACAAAGAACGGGAGACCCTGATTTACATGGTTTACAGTGATCGGGTTGTGGAAGGCTCTCCCAAGAACAGTATCACGGTCGTCAAGATCAAGTAG
- a CDS encoding DUF2065 domain-containing protein — MNIDWSLLFAALGLALVFEGIPYFLFAERMPLILVKLAEQPPKFLRFTGLAAIILGLLIISFGRSLMS, encoded by the coding sequence ATGAATATTGATTGGTCTCTGCTCTTCGCTGCCCTTGGTCTGGCACTCGTTTTTGAAGGCATTCCCTATTTTCTGTTTGCCGAACGTATGCCGCTCATCCTTGTTAAACTTGCCGAACAACCGCCCAAGTTTCTCCGTTTCACCGGACTGGCGGCCATCATTCTCGGCCTGCTGATCATCTCGTTCGGACGCTCGCTAATGTCCTGA
- a CDS encoding ubiquinone/menaquinone biosynthesis methyltransferase, whose product MVKRECNSATGASTHAEHGERVAAMFGRIAGWYDFLNHALSGCQDIYWRYRLAKAARPKPGETVLDLAAGTMDVSVELLRQYPECRVAALDFALPMLETGRDRKLKNGREEKIYPVQADGRNLPLPDECMGAATIAFGIRNILPREDAYKEFYRVLKPGARLCILEFGTGSKRVWKGLYNFYLDTLLPFIGDRISGDPGAYRYLAETIKTFPDERALAQEMVDAGFERVYHVPMMSGIVYLHVGEKPHAFDQD is encoded by the coding sequence ATGGTCAAGCGTGAGTGCAATTCCGCCACCGGAGCTTCGACGCATGCGGAACACGGTGAACGTGTGGCCGCCATGTTCGGACGGATTGCTGGATGGTACGATTTCCTGAATCACGCCCTGTCCGGGTGTCAGGATATCTACTGGCGATACAGGCTGGCAAAGGCCGCCCGACCCAAACCCGGTGAGACCGTATTGGACCTGGCTGCAGGTACCATGGATGTCTCTGTGGAGTTGTTGCGTCAGTATCCGGAGTGCCGCGTGGCTGCACTGGATTTCGCCCTGCCGATGCTGGAAACGGGCCGCGATCGCAAGCTGAAGAATGGCCGGGAAGAGAAAATCTATCCGGTACAGGCCGATGGGCGCAATCTGCCGTTGCCTGACGAATGTATGGGCGCGGCCACCATCGCTTTCGGTATTCGCAACATCCTCCCCCGCGAAGATGCGTACAAGGAATTTTACCGCGTGCTCAAACCGGGTGCGCGTTTGTGCATTCTGGAGTTCGGCACGGGTTCCAAGCGTGTCTGGAAGGGGCTGTACAATTTTTATCTCGATACGCTGTTGCCGTTCATTGGCGACCGAATCTCGGGAGATCCGGGAGCGTATCGATACCTTGCCGAAACGATCAAGACGTTCCCTGATGAACGCGCACTGGCGCAGGAGATGGTGGATGCCGGTTTTGAGCGCGTATACCACGTGCCCATGATGTCGGGCATCGTCTATCTGCATGTCGGCGAAAAGCCGCATGCGTTCGATCAGGACTGA
- the mqnB gene encoding futalosine hydrolase produces MIAVVTATAKEMKSALGHAGAPSLGQGDIVSFKLGERVVLLAVCGVGLLNAALLMGRLMERGDVTGVVNFGIAGAYDVEEFPLGTTTYLWQEAWPEYGLLQEDGRVDSKAIGFPQGEIDGKPVWDRVKLFPVHDAETMGLTLHDRWARAAGVSVNSVTGTPERAGWLKMACNGDVENMEGYALAFAAKQVGLPFLELRTVSNLVGSRYAEDWDLPGAFAALGQCAKFLFSGR; encoded by the coding sequence ATGATAGCCGTCGTCACAGCCACTGCCAAGGAAATGAAAAGCGCCCTCGGCCATGCCGGGGCTCCCTCCCTCGGGCAGGGGGATATCGTTTCATTCAAACTTGGGGAACGGGTTGTGCTGCTTGCCGTGTGTGGCGTCGGGCTGCTCAATGCTGCGCTGCTCATGGGCCGGTTGATGGAGCGCGGGGATGTGACCGGTGTCGTCAACTTCGGTATTGCTGGTGCCTATGATGTGGAAGAATTTCCCTTGGGGACCACCACCTACCTCTGGCAGGAGGCATGGCCCGAATACGGTCTGCTCCAGGAGGATGGCCGGGTGGATTCCAAGGCCATCGGTTTCCCCCAAGGTGAAATCGATGGAAAACCCGTCTGGGACCGGGTCAAGCTGTTCCCTGTGCACGATGCCGAGACCATGGGCCTTACCCTGCATGATCGCTGGGCGCGGGCTGCCGGGGTGTCGGTCAACTCTGTGACCGGAACGCCAGAGCGGGCCGGTTGGCTGAAGATGGCCTGCAACGGCGATGTGGAAAATATGGAAGGATATGCCCTGGCTTTTGCTGCCAAGCAGGTCGGGCTGCCGTTTCTCGAATTGCGAACCGTATCCAATCTGGTTGGGTCTCGGTACGCGGAAGACTGGGATTTGCCTGGGGCGTTCGCTGCGTTGGGACAATGCGCGAAGTTCCTTTTTTCCGGCCGGTAG
- the secA gene encoding preprotein translocase subunit SecA, with the protein MLKFLFGSKNDRYLKKLNPIIAQINELEPKMEALADEDFSRIIAEWKEQVQSGSKTLDDLLPECFALVREAGKRVFDPPMRHFDVQLIGGYVLHQGKIAEMKTGEGKTLVATLPVVLNALSGKGVHVITVNDYLASRDAEWMNQLYSFLGLSLGVIVHGISDKERQEAYRADITYGTNNEFGFDYLRDNMKFYKEQLVQRPLNFAIVDEVDSILIDEARTPLIISGPGEKSSGLYRRVDSIIPSLVKSTPIDPEDKDAVPDGDFVLDEKTKSATLTDAGVEKVEKMLEVDNLFDPQHISLQHHVLQALKAHHCFQKDVEYIVKDNQVVLVDEFTGRLMPGRRLSDGLHQAIEAKENVKVEAENQTLASITFQNYFRMYDKLAGMTGTADTESVEFNQIYNLEVIVIPTHREMIRKDHPDAIYKTQEQKYIAIAEDIADCYHRGQPTLVGTVSIEKSELLSHLLKKHKVPHNVLNAKQHEREAEIVAEAGHKKKVTIATNMAGRGTDIKLGEGVRELGGLHIIGTERHESRRIDNQLRGRSGRQGDPGSSRFYLALDDDLMRLFGSDRLQGIMNKLGLEDGMAIENKMVSNAIEKSQTRVEAHHFEIRKQLLEYDDVMNQQREVIYTLRRELMEAGDVEDVARSYASDLLEETLAPALTMKDADDETVESVRARLEEVFNFERFDAWHEEKLPTMEMAEGWVDDIFAYLRTSTGDHYQEILRYFLLDSLDRNWKEHLLNMDHLRDGIGLRGYGQKDPKQEYKREGFELFSELVYTIKENAMRAFSHLRIEAEVKDEEFQHEQSDELEYTDHESEKDKKPQTVKRAAPKVSRNAPCPCGSGKKYKKCCGA; encoded by the coding sequence ATGCTCAAGTTCCTTTTCGGTTCGAAGAACGACCGATATCTCAAGAAACTTAACCCCATTATCGCCCAGATCAATGAGCTGGAACCGAAAATGGAAGCCCTTGCAGACGAAGATTTTTCCCGGATCATAGCTGAGTGGAAAGAGCAGGTGCAGTCCGGCAGCAAGACGCTGGACGACCTCTTGCCCGAGTGTTTCGCACTGGTCCGCGAAGCAGGCAAGCGTGTCTTTGATCCGCCCATGCGTCACTTCGATGTACAGCTCATCGGTGGCTATGTTCTGCATCAGGGCAAGATCGCCGAGATGAAGACCGGTGAAGGTAAGACCCTCGTGGCAACCCTGCCCGTGGTGCTCAATGCACTGTCCGGCAAGGGCGTGCACGTCATCACGGTCAACGATTACCTCGCCAGCCGTGACGCCGAGTGGATGAATCAACTCTATTCCTTCCTTGGCCTGTCTCTTGGTGTGATCGTGCACGGTATCAGCGACAAGGAACGCCAGGAAGCGTACCGGGCTGATATCACCTACGGTACCAACAACGAATTCGGCTTCGACTACCTCCGCGACAACATGAAATTCTACAAGGAACAGCTGGTTCAGCGTCCCCTGAATTTCGCCATCGTTGATGAGGTCGACTCCATCCTGATCGATGAAGCCCGTACTCCGCTGATCATTTCCGGGCCGGGAGAGAAATCCTCCGGTCTGTATCGTCGCGTGGACTCCATCATCCCCAGCCTGGTCAAATCGACGCCCATTGATCCCGAAGACAAGGACGCCGTACCTGACGGCGATTTCGTGCTCGACGAGAAGACCAAGTCCGCCACGCTCACCGATGCCGGTGTCGAGAAAGTCGAAAAGATGCTTGAAGTGGACAACCTGTTTGATCCGCAGCACATTTCCCTGCAGCACCACGTGCTTCAGGCCCTCAAGGCCCACCATTGCTTCCAGAAGGATGTCGAGTACATCGTCAAGGACAATCAGGTGGTGCTGGTCGATGAATTCACCGGCCGCCTGATGCCGGGTCGCCGTCTTTCCGACGGTCTGCACCAGGCCATCGAAGCCAAGGAAAACGTGAAGGTCGAAGCGGAAAACCAGACGCTCGCATCCATCACCTTCCAGAACTATTTCCGCATGTACGACAAGTTGGCGGGTATGACCGGTACCGCGGACACCGAATCCGTGGAATTCAACCAGATTTACAATCTTGAAGTCATCGTCATCCCGACACACCGGGAAATGATCCGCAAGGATCACCCCGACGCCATCTACAAGACGCAGGAACAGAAATACATCGCCATCGCCGAAGATATCGCCGATTGCTATCATCGGGGCCAGCCCACACTGGTGGGTACGGTTTCCATTGAGAAATCCGAACTCCTGTCCCATCTGCTCAAGAAGCACAAAGTTCCGCACAACGTGCTCAACGCCAAGCAGCATGAGCGCGAAGCCGAGATCGTGGCCGAAGCCGGTCACAAGAAAAAGGTCACCATCGCCACCAACATGGCCGGTCGTGGTACCGACATCAAACTCGGCGAAGGCGTGCGCGAACTTGGCGGTCTGCATATCATCGGCACCGAGCGTCACGAATCCCGACGCATCGACAACCAGTTGCGCGGTCGTTCCGGTCGTCAGGGCGATCCGGGTTCCTCCCGTTTCTACCTGGCACTCGATGACGACCTGATGCGTCTGTTCGGTTCCGACCGTTTGCAGGGCATCATGAATAAGCTCGGTCTGGAAGACGGCATGGCCATCGAGAACAAAATGGTCTCCAATGCCATCGAAAAATCCCAGACCCGTGTTGAAGCCCACCACTTTGAAATTCGTAAGCAGTTGCTGGAATATGACGATGTCATGAACCAGCAGCGTGAAGTCATCTACACCCTGCGTCGCGAGTTGATGGAAGCGGGTGATGTGGAAGATGTCGCCCGTAGTTATGCCTCGGACCTGCTCGAGGAAACACTGGCTCCGGCGCTGACCATGAAGGATGCCGACGACGAGACCGTCGAGTCTGTCCGCGCCCGACTGGAAGAAGTATTCAACTTCGAGCGTTTCGATGCATGGCATGAAGAAAAGCTCCCGACCATGGAAATGGCCGAAGGGTGGGTGGACGATATTTTCGCCTACCTGCGGACTTCCACCGGTGACCATTATCAGGAGATTCTCCGGTACTTCCTGCTCGATTCCCTGGATCGCAACTGGAAGGAACACCTGCTGAACATGGATCATCTGCGCGATGGTATCGGCCTGCGCGGCTACGGCCAGAAGGATCCTAAGCAGGAGTACAAGCGTGAAGGATTCGAGCTGTTCTCCGAGCTGGTGTACACCATCAAGGAAAACGCCATGCGCGCCTTCTCCCATCTGCGCATCGAGGCCGAGGTCAAGGATGAGGAATTCCAGCACGAACAATCCGACGAACTGGAATACACTGATCATGAGTCCGAAAAGGATAAGAAGCCGCAGACCGTCAAGCGTGCTGCTCCCAAGGTCTCCCGAAATGCTCCGTGCCCCTGCGGGTCGGGCAAGAAGTACAAGAAATGCTGTGGCGCATAG
- a CDS encoding polyprenyl synthetase family protein has translation MNELLRYFSRELPAINDFLETEADQLNGLVKEVAKHIIGSGGKRIRPMLTLLFARAHGYEKDDYHAIACSLELLHSATLLHDDYLDDAELRRGKEASHLKFGRTETILAGDALLALANEMGARYGNARLSWLLAKGIMETAVGEIEEIQFSKNPELDRERYMEIIIGKTARLIECACRCGAALAGATPEEEDLAGEYGLNLGIAFQLVDDALDYASPTSETGKPEGGDLKEGKVTLPLILLMEDSNEAESRELLDALKTTDLEEERFEAILGRVKEGRYSEKTREEAAMYVEKAKRCLDGFTPGEEVEVLKQAADFVLTRTK, from the coding sequence ATGAACGAACTACTTCGCTATTTCAGTAGGGAACTTCCCGCGATTAACGACTTTCTTGAGACTGAGGCAGATCAGCTCAATGGTCTCGTCAAGGAAGTTGCCAAGCATATAATCGGTTCGGGGGGGAAACGAATCCGCCCCATGCTCACCTTGTTGTTCGCTCGTGCCCACGGGTATGAGAAGGATGACTACCACGCCATCGCCTGCTCTCTGGAGCTGCTCCATTCTGCCACACTGCTTCACGATGACTATCTCGACGACGCAGAACTGCGCCGGGGCAAGGAAGCATCGCACCTCAAGTTCGGACGGACTGAGACCATCCTTGCCGGTGATGCGCTGCTGGCCCTGGCCAACGAAATGGGTGCTCGCTACGGCAATGCCCGTCTTTCGTGGCTCCTGGCCAAAGGCATCATGGAGACAGCGGTCGGTGAGATCGAGGAAATCCAGTTTTCCAAGAATCCCGAGTTGGATCGGGAGCGGTACATGGAGATCATTATCGGCAAGACAGCACGACTCATCGAGTGCGCCTGCCGTTGTGGTGCTGCCCTGGCCGGAGCAACGCCGGAAGAGGAAGACCTCGCCGGTGAGTATGGCCTGAACCTCGGTATTGCCTTCCAGCTCGTTGACGATGCGCTTGATTACGCGTCCCCGACTTCGGAGACCGGCAAGCCAGAAGGTGGCGATCTCAAGGAAGGCAAGGTGACGTTGCCGCTTATTTTGCTCATGGAAGACAGTAACGAGGCCGAGAGCCGTGAGTTGCTGGATGCGCTGAAGACCACCGATCTCGAAGAAGAACGCTTTGAGGCCATTCTCGGGCGGGTCAAGGAAGGGCGCTACTCCGAAAAGACGCGAGAAGAGGCCGCCATGTATGTGGAAAAGGCCAAACGATGTCTGGACGGTTTCACCCCTGGCGAGGAGGTGGAAGTGCTCAAACAGGCTGCGGACTTTGTGCTGACCAGAACCAAGTAA
- a CDS encoding nucleotide sugar dehydrogenase, with amino-acid sequence MVTIEQLRNKEDIIAVVGLGYVGLPLAVALGRHFKVLGVDVSQKRVDELNDRFDRTGEVDFTTVGDDVDLQFSADLADLAKARMVIVAVPTPIDEYRYPDLRPVTGASTSVGTHLQPGSVVVYESTVFPGLTEEICVPILEERSGLKCGQDFWVGYSPERINPGDKVHRLETIVKVVAGQDEASGVLLQEMYDTIIEAGTHLAADIRTAEAAKVIENTQRDLNIALMNELAMIFDRMGIDTLDVLEAAGTKWNFLPFRPGLVGGHCIGVDPYYLTFKAEAEGFHPHVILAGREINDGMGKFIAESTVKRMIRNDHKIRGARVGVLGVTFKENVPDIRNTRVVDILVELEDYGVETVVHDAMADPAEAREELGLELCSMEDMKGLDALILAVPHEEYKQLTPDDLKAMFDKPEGALIIDVKGFFDRASLQEAAIDLWRL; translated from the coding sequence ATGGTCACCATCGAGCAGTTACGAAACAAGGAAGACATCATCGCCGTCGTTGGACTGGGGTATGTCGGCTTGCCTCTGGCAGTCGCTCTTGGGCGGCATTTCAAGGTGCTCGGCGTTGATGTTTCGCAAAAGCGTGTTGATGAACTGAACGACCGGTTTGATCGGACCGGCGAAGTCGACTTCACAACCGTGGGCGACGATGTCGATTTACAGTTTTCCGCTGATCTGGCCGATCTTGCCAAGGCGAGAATGGTCATCGTGGCCGTCCCGACCCCCATCGACGAATACCGCTATCCCGATCTGCGCCCGGTCACCGGCGCCAGCACATCCGTTGGTACCCACCTGCAACCGGGCAGTGTCGTCGTGTACGAGTCGACGGTTTTCCCCGGCCTGACAGAAGAAATTTGCGTTCCCATCCTTGAAGAACGGTCCGGCCTGAAATGCGGACAGGATTTCTGGGTCGGGTATTCTCCCGAGCGTATCAATCCCGGCGACAAGGTCCACCGTCTGGAGACCATCGTCAAAGTGGTGGCAGGCCAGGATGAGGCGTCCGGCGTGTTGCTTCAGGAAATGTACGACACCATCATCGAAGCCGGGACCCATCTCGCTGCGGACATCCGTACCGCCGAGGCTGCCAAAGTCATCGAGAACACCCAGCGTGATCTGAACATCGCGCTCATGAATGAACTGGCCATGATTTTCGACCGGATGGGCATCGATACGCTGGACGTACTTGAAGCAGCCGGTACCAAGTGGAATTTCCTGCCGTTTCGACCGGGGCTGGTCGGCGGTCACTGCATCGGCGTTGATCCCTACTATCTCACCTTCAAGGCCGAGGCCGAAGGATTCCATCCCCATGTCATTCTCGCCGGTCGCGAGATCAACGACGGCATGGGCAAATTCATTGCTGAGTCCACGGTCAAGCGGATGATCCGCAACGATCACAAGATTCGCGGCGCCCGTGTCGGCGTGCTGGGCGTGACGTTCAAAGAGAACGTGCCTGATATCCGTAATACCCGCGTTGTGGATATTCTGGTCGAGCTGGAAGACTACGGCGTGGAAACGGTAGTTCACGATGCCATGGCTGATCCGGCGGAAGCCCGCGAAGAACTGGGACTGGAACTGTGCTCCATGGAAGACATGAAAGGACTGGATGCACTGATTCTGGCTGTTCCCCATGAAGAGTACAAGCAGCTCACCCCGGATGATCTCAAGGCAATGTTCGACAAGCCGGAAGGCGCGTTGATCATCGACGTCAAAGGCTTTTTCGATCGAGCCAGTCTGCAGGAAGCAGCCATCGATCTTTGGAGACTGTAA
- a CDS encoding Nif11-like leader peptide family natural product precursor, which translates to MSKEEVSRLVDDVMSNPAMLAEAMQLASREDMESFITAKGYDLTKDEMGDVWEMASKVMAGHAQPMSETQKLIKEVKDKA; encoded by the coding sequence ATGAGCAAAGAAGAAGTATCCCGCCTGGTGGATGACGTCATGTCCAACCCTGCCATGCTTGCCGAGGCCATGCAGTTGGCATCCCGGGAAGACATGGAATCATTCATCACCGCCAAAGGATATGATCTGACAAAGGACGAAATGGGTGATGTGTGGGAAATGGCGTCCAAGGTCATGGCCGGACACGCCCAACCCATGAGCGAAACGCAAAAACTCATCAAAGAAGTCAAAGACAAGGCATAG